In Burkholderia gladioli, a genomic segment contains:
- a CDS encoding DUF6232 family protein has protein sequence MSTTVSQSNGMGETVFLQHGNVTVTNTRFIVPGQTYAMSNVTSIKHVEKAPSRALGVIVAIIGLLLLFAKVWVFGLAAIAIGVFVAWNAKGQYDVVLHTASGEVRAFQSPDRGLVQQIVSALNQAVVFRG, from the coding sequence ATGAGTACAACTGTTAGCCAGTCTAACGGCATGGGCGAAACCGTGTTTCTTCAGCACGGGAATGTAACTGTCACGAACACGCGCTTCATCGTGCCAGGGCAGACCTACGCCATGAGCAACGTTACCTCCATCAAGCATGTGGAAAAGGCGCCGTCGAGAGCGCTGGGAGTGATCGTAGCAATCATCGGATTGTTGCTGTTGTTCGCCAAGGTCTGGGTGTTCGGCCTCGCCGCGATCGCAATCGGCGTATTCGTGGCGTGGAACGCGAAAGGGCAGTACGACGTAGTCCTGCATACCGCATCTGGCGAAGTACGGGCGTTCCAATCGCCGGATCGAGGCCTCGTCCAGCAGATCGTGTCCGCGCTCAATCAAGCCGTGGTATTCCGCGGCTAG
- a CDS encoding serine hydrolase has protein sequence MIRQPIFRLAPRLPALRRLLALLLMTFAASLLPKAASAAPGTRACATTAHGAHARRCIAKPNKRHIKPAPHAKRAKAHKPRAHTTIRKKPRRRVTPKPAVAAQHERLHRKRAARGTHPKRKPLPTPGHAPRVTASARAAAAQAAAAAGAGARPQLLASCGYTPATKRLLRSRAIYVVDERTGTVLLERNASQIRPIASVSKLMTAVVSLDRRAPLARRISVTGADRDTIKFTGSRLKVGSTLSRRDMLHIALMSSENRAAAALSRDYPGGRPAFVAAMNRKARTLGMSNTHFVNATGLSPRNVSTARDLSRLVAAANRYSTIRAFSTDRAQIVRPGHGQLSYVNSNALVRGGDRHITLQKTGFINEAGHCVVMRYQIGARPVDVVLLDAPGPRDHIADAIRIRNWLNCSLH, from the coding sequence ATGATTCGCCAGCCTATCTTCCGTCTTGCCCCTCGTCTCCCCGCCCTGCGACGCCTGCTCGCCCTGCTCCTGATGACGTTCGCCGCGTCGCTGCTGCCCAAGGCCGCATCGGCCGCGCCCGGCACTCGCGCCTGCGCGACGACAGCCCATGGCGCCCACGCCCGCCGCTGCATCGCCAAGCCGAACAAGCGGCATATCAAGCCGGCACCGCATGCCAAACGCGCCAAGGCGCACAAGCCGCGTGCGCACACGACGATCCGCAAGAAGCCGCGCCGCCGCGTCACGCCCAAGCCGGCCGTGGCCGCGCAGCACGAGCGGCTGCATCGCAAGCGCGCCGCACGCGGCACCCACCCGAAGCGCAAGCCGCTGCCGACGCCGGGCCATGCCCCGCGCGTGACGGCCAGCGCTCGCGCCGCCGCCGCCCAGGCCGCTGCCGCCGCCGGCGCCGGCGCCCGGCCGCAATTGCTGGCCAGTTGCGGCTACACGCCAGCCACCAAGCGCCTGCTGCGCTCACGCGCGATCTACGTGGTCGACGAGCGCACCGGCACGGTCCTGCTCGAACGCAATGCGAGTCAGATTCGTCCGATCGCCTCGGTGTCCAAGCTGATGACGGCGGTGGTCTCGCTCGATCGCCGCGCACCGCTCGCACGCAGGATCAGCGTCACCGGCGCCGACCGCGACACCATCAAGTTCACCGGCTCGCGCCTGAAGGTGGGCTCGACGCTGTCGCGCCGCGACATGCTGCATATCGCGCTGATGTCGTCGGAGAACCGCGCGGCGGCCGCGCTCTCGCGCGACTACCCGGGCGGCCGCCCGGCCTTCGTCGCGGCAATGAACCGCAAGGCGCGCACGCTCGGCATGAGCAACACGCATTTCGTCAACGCCACGGGGCTGTCGCCGCGCAATGTCTCGACCGCGCGCGATCTCTCGCGCCTGGTCGCGGCGGCGAACCGCTATTCGACGATCCGCGCCTTCTCCACCGATCGCGCGCAGATCGTGAGGCCGGGACACGGCCAGCTCAGCTATGTGAATTCGAATGCGCTGGTGCGCGGCGGGGATCGACACATCACGCTGCAGAAGACCGGCTTCATCAACGAGGCCGGCCACTGCGTGGTGATGCGCTACCAGATCGGCGCGCGGCCCGTCGACGTGGTGCTGCTCGACGCGCCCGGCCCGCGCGACCATATCGCGGACGCGATCCGCATCCGCAACTGGCTGAACTGCTCGCTGCACTGA
- the eco gene encoding serine protease inhibitor ecotin — protein MPCPTRLSFVAAAALLALGTARLAVAQSEAPAPASVATPAAANVDLKAYPAPAAGMQRAVITLPPAELEEDVRVQVIVGKTMPVDCNIRSFPARLQHETVSGWGYPYYRVTDIGQVVSTMKACPPTAAPQTEFVIAQGDGFLLRYNSRLPVVVYAPVGYEVRYRLWQGSNEVGRAVVR, from the coding sequence ATGCCTTGTCCGACCCGCTTGTCCTTCGTCGCTGCCGCAGCACTCCTTGCCCTCGGCACGGCGCGTCTCGCCGTGGCGCAGAGCGAGGCACCCGCGCCCGCATCCGTTGCCACGCCGGCCGCCGCCAACGTCGACCTGAAGGCTTATCCGGCGCCCGCGGCCGGCATGCAGCGCGCGGTGATCACGCTGCCGCCCGCCGAGCTCGAGGAGGACGTGCGCGTGCAGGTGATCGTCGGCAAGACCATGCCGGTCGACTGCAACATCCGCAGCTTTCCGGCCCGCCTGCAGCACGAGACCGTGTCCGGCTGGGGCTACCCCTACTATCGCGTGACCGATATCGGGCAGGTGGTCTCGACCATGAAGGCCTGCCCGCCCACCGCCGCGCCGCAGACCGAATTCGTGATCGCGCAGGGCGACGGCTTCCTGCTGCGCTACAACAGCCGGCTGCCGGTGGTCGTGTATGCGCCGGTCGGCTACGAGGTGCGCTACCGGCTCTGGCAAGGCTCCAACGAGGTCGGGCGCGCGGTGGTGCGCTGA
- a CDS encoding DUF5594 family protein, translating into MNPDIAHRFDAEFAPRIAERITALLGPHVAATVRPYGGHGHPTHVDIVNTSHEHLRGLHGYTFPLNLTMTWDTDEIEQLVGADDGTRFAHYLDALSRKLPNWEDARGIDFGSRTQSEPLILLGGLDFEG; encoded by the coding sequence ATGAACCCCGACATCGCACATCGGTTCGACGCCGAATTCGCGCCGCGCATCGCCGAACGCATCACAGCCCTGCTCGGCCCGCACGTCGCCGCCACGGTACGTCCCTATGGCGGGCACGGCCACCCGACCCACGTCGATATCGTCAACACCTCCCACGAGCATCTACGCGGCCTGCACGGTTACACATTCCCGCTCAACCTCACCATGACCTGGGATACCGACGAGATCGAGCAGTTGGTCGGCGCCGACGACGGCACGCGCTTTGCGCACTATCTCGACGCACTCTCGCGCAAGCTGCCGAACTGGGAGGACGCGCGCGGCATCGACTTCGGCTCGCGCACGCAAAGCGAGCCGCTGATCCTGCTGGGCGGGCTCGATTTCGAAGGCTGA
- a CDS encoding YbhB/YbcL family Raf kinase inhibitor-like protein, giving the protein MAEFRLRTDAFPENGLMPKAQEYRHEGFGVDGDNLSPALSWEGVPAEAKSLAVTVYDPDAPTGSGFWHWVAVNLPVGTTSLPTGAGAPGGAQLPAGTVQVRNDYGDEGFGGAAPPRGDKPHRYIFRVHALKVDSLPITPDTTNAIARFMIHLNEIASASYTGLYALK; this is encoded by the coding sequence ATGGCCGAATTCCGGCTGCGCACCGACGCATTTCCCGAAAACGGCTTGATGCCGAAAGCCCAGGAGTACCGGCACGAAGGTTTCGGCGTGGACGGTGACAACCTCTCGCCGGCGCTGAGCTGGGAAGGCGTGCCGGCCGAGGCGAAAAGCCTGGCCGTCACCGTCTACGATCCCGACGCGCCCACCGGCAGCGGCTTCTGGCACTGGGTGGCCGTGAACCTGCCGGTCGGCACCACCAGCCTGCCCACCGGCGCGGGCGCCCCCGGCGGCGCGCAATTGCCGGCCGGCACCGTGCAGGTACGCAACGACTACGGCGACGAGGGTTTCGGCGGTGCCGCGCCGCCGCGAGGCGACAAGCCCCATCGCTACATCTTCCGCGTGCACGCGCTGAAGGTGGACAGCCTGCCGATCACGCCCGACACCACCAACGCGATCGCGCGCTTCATGATCCACCTGAACGAGATCGCCTCGGCCAGCTATACCGGCCTCTACGCACTCAAGTAA
- a CDS encoding MFS transporter: MNAEDNGLPLPQRYWAIVCVALGITLAVLDSAIANVALPTIARDLQASDAASIWVVNAYQLAITISLLPLAALGDRIGYRRVYLGGLMLFTVASLGCALADSLASLAALRVIQGFGAAGIMSVNTALVRMTYPTRLLGRGVALNAMVVALSSAVGPTVASAVLAVAHWPWLFAINVPIGIAAVAVGLRALPPNRGHDAPYDYLSAVLNACVFGLVIMTVDGLGHSQNHALVAAGAIGAVGLGYVFVRRQLSQPAPLLPVDLLRIPIFALSIGTSIASFTSQMLAFVALPFWLQHTLGLSQVETGLYMTPWPLVIMVAAPLAGVLSDRYSAGMLGGIGLGLFAAGLLALAMLGSHPAPFDIVWRMALCGAGFGLFQSPNNRTILSSAPRHRSGGASGMLGTARLTGQTLGAAIVALIFSVAPQHGPTLALYVATVFAAIAACVSLLRLGATPPAQTA; encoded by the coding sequence ATGAACGCCGAAGATAACGGCCTGCCCCTTCCTCAACGCTACTGGGCGATCGTCTGCGTCGCGCTCGGCATCACGCTGGCGGTGCTCGACAGCGCGATCGCCAACGTCGCCCTGCCGACCATCGCGCGCGATCTTCAAGCCAGCGACGCCGCCTCGATCTGGGTCGTCAACGCCTACCAGCTCGCCATCACCATCTCCCTGCTGCCGCTGGCCGCGCTCGGCGACCGGATCGGCTACCGGCGCGTCTACCTGGGCGGCCTGATGCTGTTCACTGTGGCCTCGCTGGGCTGCGCGCTGGCCGACTCGCTGGCTTCGCTGGCCGCCTTGCGCGTGATCCAGGGCTTCGGCGCGGCCGGCATCATGAGCGTCAATACCGCCCTGGTGCGCATGACCTATCCCACGCGGCTGCTCGGCCGCGGCGTCGCGCTCAACGCGATGGTGGTGGCGCTGTCCTCGGCGGTCGGGCCGACCGTGGCCTCGGCCGTGCTCGCGGTGGCGCACTGGCCCTGGCTGTTCGCGATCAACGTGCCGATCGGCATCGCCGCGGTGGCGGTCGGCCTGCGCGCGCTGCCGCCGAACCGCGGCCACGACGCGCCTTACGACTATCTCAGCGCGGTGCTGAACGCCTGCGTGTTCGGTCTGGTGATCATGACCGTCGACGGGCTCGGCCACAGCCAGAACCATGCGCTGGTGGCAGCCGGCGCGATCGGCGCGGTGGGGCTCGGCTACGTGTTCGTGCGGCGCCAGCTGAGCCAGCCGGCGCCGCTGCTGCCGGTCGACCTGCTGCGCATCCCGATCTTCGCGCTGTCGATCGGCACATCGATCGCCTCCTTCACCTCGCAGATGCTCGCCTTCGTCGCGCTGCCGTTCTGGCTGCAGCACACGCTCGGGCTCTCGCAGGTGGAAACCGGGCTCTACATGACGCCCTGGCCGCTGGTGATCATGGTGGCCGCGCCGCTGGCCGGCGTGCTCTCGGATCGCTATTCGGCCGGCATGCTGGGCGGCATCGGCCTGGGCCTGTTCGCCGCCGGGCTGCTCGCGCTGGCGATGCTGGGCTCGCATCCGGCGCCGTTCGACATCGTCTGGCGCATGGCGCTGTGCGGTGCCGGTTTCGGGCTGTTCCAGTCGCCCAACAATCGCACCATCCTGTCCTCGGCGCCACGCCATCGCAGCGGCGGCGCCAGCGGCATGCTCGGCACCGCGCGGCTGACGGGGCAGACGCTGGGCGCGGCGATCGTCGCGCTGATCTTCAGCGTCGCGCCGCAGCACGGGCCGACCCTCGCGCTTTACGTGGCCACCGTGTTCGCGGCGATCGCGGCCTGCGTGAGCCTGCTGCGGCTCGGCGCGACGCCGCCCGCGCAAACGGCTTGA
- the otsA gene encoding alpha,alpha-trehalose-phosphate synthase (UDP-forming), which translates to MSRLIVVSNRVAAGQDTRPSAGGLAVGVLDALRQSGGVWFGWNGEIVGEAGEPVIEREGNVTYATVGLARRDYDQYYRGFSNATLWPVFHYRMDLARFDRQEYEGYLRVNRTLAKQLSKLVEPDDIIWVHDYHLLPFAHALRELGVRNPIGFFLHIPFPAPEVLRTVPPHDELVRFMAAYDVVGFQTESDKQSFVDYLERRGIGTASEDGVLHVHGRVVKVGAYPIGVYPDAIAEAAVQHAQRKPVAALRDAIRDRKLVMSVDRLDYSKGLVERFQAFERLLSNASGWQGRVSFVQVAPPTRSDVQTYQRIRQTLEGEAGRINGRFAQLDWTPIQYLNRKYERNLLMALFRHAHVGYVTPLRDGMNLVAKEYVASQNPEDPGVLVLSEFAGAAAELPGALIVNPADLSQMADALERALSMPLGERRERHGSNFAALKRNDLGVWRDSFLSDLRSVATAASITRRVGRRVADA; encoded by the coding sequence ATGAGCAGATTGATCGTGGTTTCGAATCGCGTGGCAGCCGGCCAGGATACGCGTCCCTCGGCGGGTGGTCTCGCCGTGGGCGTGCTCGACGCGCTGCGGCAATCGGGCGGCGTCTGGTTCGGCTGGAACGGCGAGATCGTCGGCGAGGCGGGCGAGCCTGTGATCGAGCGCGAAGGCAACGTGACCTACGCGACGGTCGGCCTGGCGCGCCGCGACTATGACCAGTACTACCGGGGTTTCTCGAACGCGACGCTGTGGCCGGTGTTCCACTACCGCATGGATCTCGCGCGCTTCGATCGCCAGGAGTACGAAGGCTATCTGCGCGTCAATCGCACCCTGGCCAAGCAACTGAGCAAGCTGGTCGAGCCCGACGACATCATCTGGGTTCACGACTACCACCTGCTGCCCTTCGCGCACGCGCTGCGCGAGCTGGGCGTGCGCAATCCGATCGGCTTCTTCCTGCACATCCCGTTCCCCGCGCCCGAGGTGCTGCGCACGGTGCCGCCGCACGACGAGCTGGTGCGCTTCATGGCTGCCTACGACGTGGTCGGCTTCCAGACCGAATCGGACAAGCAGTCCTTCGTCGATTATCTCGAGCGGCGCGGGATCGGCACCGCCTCCGAGGACGGCGTGCTGCACGTGCATGGTCGGGTGGTGAAGGTCGGCGCCTATCCGATCGGCGTCTATCCCGATGCGATCGCCGAGGCCGCGGTCCAGCATGCGCAGCGCAAGCCGGTGGCCGCGCTTCGCGATGCGATCCGCGACCGCAAGCTGGTGATGAGCGTGGATCGCCTCGATTATTCGAAGGGGCTGGTCGAGCGCTTCCAGGCCTTCGAGCGCTTGCTGTCGAACGCCTCGGGCTGGCAGGGGCGCGTGTCCTTCGTGCAGGTCGCGCCGCCGACCCGCTCGGACGTGCAGACCTACCAGCGCATCCGCCAGACGCTCGAAGGCGAGGCGGGTCGCATCAACGGCCGATTCGCGCAACTCGACTGGACGCCGATCCAGTACCTGAACCGCAAGTACGAACGCAACCTGCTGATGGCGCTGTTCCGGCATGCCCACGTCGGTTATGTCACGCCGCTGCGCGACGGCATGAACCTGGTGGCCAAGGAATACGTCGCCTCGCAGAACCCGGAGGATCCGGGCGTGCTGGTGCTGTCCGAGTTCGCCGGCGCGGCGGCCGAGCTGCCGGGCGCGCTGATCGTCAACCCGGCCGATCTCTCGCAGATGGCCGATGCGCTGGAGCGCGCGCTGTCGATGCCGCTCGGCGAACGGCGCGAGCGTCACGGCAGCAATTTCGCCGCGCTCAAGCGCAACGACTTGGGCGTGTGGCGCGATTCCTTCCTGTCCGACCTGCGCAGCGTCGCGACCGCCGCCTCGATCACGCGGCGCGTGGGCCGGCGCGTGGCCGATGCGTGA
- a CDS encoding type VI secretion system Vgr family protein, which yields MNVTDLTQAIQGGLIQQDRLVKTDIPSLPANTMVPCRVLTASELGRDFSVTLDMISTAGDVELKAVIAQPMSLWIQQADKSYLPINGYVHTARRLGADGSFTAYQLVFASWMHFLRFRSDMRYWQDRSVDAIITDVFNQHPQAQGNFQFALSKALPSRSYCRQSESDWNFVHRLMEEEGLFGFWRQSKDGKSHTLVVTDDVHSLDPLSSNPVQFYRSGAGSEVDAFTQWSGSRTLQSTTHTTRTFDYKTPSTVANPKETTLPTMAGQGALPEQAEIYEYTGAYTYPQQDRGEHLSKIHLEEWESKAKRFFGVGGVRGIDAGLRFELTGHPEHDRDSANQREFAAIKVRRYIENNLPLSNQEASFPHSLQRALALAKTGYAGESVPHDDGSAGFFLVEVEAQRATVPYRSPFEHKKPKMHLETAIVVGPQGEEVYTDELNRAKVMFVWDRQNQGDAGASCWVRVAQSDTGGGYGGVHMPRIGEEVIIGYVGGDCDRPIVLHRVYNGKVKPQWHSNGILSGYRSKEYSGAGYNQMVMDDATGQNRVQLMSSSANSMLHLGYLIDQSGNSRGAYLGSGFDLRTDDYGAVRASRGLYVTTYPKTIRSQPLDVKETQQQLVNAESIVESLSEASVQHQAESLQDAHDAMRALTDATQNSVSGALGAGGNTAGGGTGSANTFQQPVMVFGSPASIGLSSQQSVHVAANQHISLVSGQSTHIAAGKSLIASIAQKLSLFVQNAGVKLFAGKGKVEIQAHDDNVELIAQKTIKILSATENVVLVAKQELLLTSGGAYIRLKDGNIEIHAPSIIDVKGGQHSFGGPVRLDEKFPAWAGAEGARSMDFSG from the coding sequence ATGAACGTGACCGATTTGACTCAGGCCATTCAGGGCGGACTGATTCAGCAAGATCGGCTGGTCAAGACGGACATTCCGTCGCTGCCGGCCAACACCATGGTGCCGTGTCGTGTCCTGACCGCGTCGGAACTCGGTCGTGACTTCAGCGTGACGCTCGACATGATCTCGACGGCTGGTGACGTCGAACTCAAGGCGGTGATCGCGCAGCCGATGAGCTTGTGGATCCAGCAGGCGGACAAATCCTATTTACCGATCAACGGCTATGTGCATACCGCGCGACGCCTCGGTGCAGACGGCAGTTTTACTGCCTATCAGTTGGTTTTCGCGTCGTGGATGCACTTCCTGCGATTCCGCAGCGACATGCGCTATTGGCAAGATCGGAGCGTCGACGCAATCATCACCGACGTATTCAATCAGCATCCGCAAGCCCAAGGCAATTTCCAGTTTGCCTTGTCGAAAGCATTGCCGTCGCGGTCGTATTGCCGCCAGAGCGAATCCGACTGGAATTTCGTCCATCGACTGATGGAAGAGGAAGGGCTATTCGGGTTTTGGCGGCAGAGCAAAGACGGTAAATCGCATACGCTCGTGGTGACCGACGACGTTCATTCGCTCGATCCACTATCGTCGAATCCGGTCCAGTTCTATCGATCGGGCGCCGGCAGCGAGGTCGATGCGTTCACCCAGTGGAGTGGCTCCCGGACCCTGCAGAGCACGACCCATACGACGCGCACGTTCGACTACAAGACACCATCGACCGTTGCCAATCCGAAAGAAACGACATTGCCGACGATGGCCGGCCAAGGGGCGCTACCCGAACAAGCCGAAATCTACGAATACACGGGTGCCTATACCTATCCGCAGCAGGATCGAGGTGAACACCTGTCGAAGATTCATCTGGAGGAGTGGGAATCGAAAGCGAAACGTTTCTTCGGCGTGGGCGGCGTTCGGGGGATCGACGCGGGGCTGCGGTTCGAACTGACCGGTCATCCTGAGCATGATCGGGATTCGGCGAATCAACGTGAATTCGCTGCGATCAAGGTTCGACGGTACATCGAGAACAATCTGCCGCTGTCGAATCAGGAGGCGAGCTTTCCACATAGTTTGCAACGCGCACTGGCGCTGGCCAAGACGGGCTATGCGGGGGAATCGGTTCCCCATGATGATGGTTCGGCTGGTTTTTTTCTGGTCGAGGTGGAGGCGCAGCGCGCGACGGTCCCATATCGCAGCCCGTTCGAGCACAAGAAGCCGAAAATGCATCTCGAGACGGCGATCGTCGTAGGGCCTCAGGGTGAAGAGGTGTACACGGACGAATTGAACCGTGCGAAGGTGATGTTCGTCTGGGATCGGCAAAACCAGGGCGATGCCGGTGCGTCGTGCTGGGTGCGGGTCGCGCAATCGGATACGGGGGGCGGCTACGGTGGCGTGCACATGCCGCGCATTGGCGAGGAAGTCATCATCGGTTACGTCGGTGGTGACTGCGATCGCCCGATCGTGCTGCACCGCGTGTACAACGGAAAGGTCAAGCCTCAGTGGCATAGCAACGGCATCCTGTCGGGATACCGATCGAAGGAGTATTCGGGAGCCGGCTACAACCAGATGGTGATGGACGACGCAACTGGCCAGAACCGTGTCCAACTGATGAGCAGCAGCGCGAATAGCATGCTGCACCTCGGCTATCTGATCGATCAAAGTGGAAACTCGCGCGGTGCTTACCTCGGCAGCGGCTTCGATCTGCGTACCGACGACTACGGCGCGGTGCGCGCTAGCCGTGGCCTGTATGTCACTACCTATCCCAAGACGATCCGTAGCCAACCGCTTGATGTGAAGGAGACGCAGCAACAGCTCGTCAATGCCGAGAGCATCGTCGAGTCGCTTTCGGAAGCGAGCGTGCAGCATCAGGCCGAAAGCCTGCAGGATGCGCACGATGCGATGCGGGCGCTGACCGATGCGACTCAGAACAGCGTGAGCGGCGCGCTCGGTGCGGGGGGCAATACAGCAGGCGGGGGGACTGGCAGCGCCAATACGTTCCAGCAGCCGGTGATGGTGTTCGGCAGCCCGGCTTCGATCGGCTTGTCGTCGCAGCAATCGGTGCATGTGGCGGCGAACCAGCACATCAGTCTGGTGAGTGGGCAGAGCACGCACATAGCGGCTGGAAAGTCGCTGATCGCAAGCATTGCTCAAAAACTCAGCTTGTTTGTGCAGAACGCGGGAGTGAAGCTGTTCGCGGGCAAGGGTAAGGTTGAGATTCAGGCTCATGACGATAATGTCGAGCTCATTGCTCAAAAAACGATAAAGATACTTTCAGCTACGGAAAATGTCGTGCTTGTTGCCAAACAGGAACTCTTACTGACATCGGGCGGTGCATATATACGCCTGAAAGACGGCAACATCGAGATTCATGCGCCGAGCATCATTGACGTGAAGGGGGGGCAGCACAGCTTTGGTGGGCCGGTGCGGCTTGATGAGAAATTCCCAGCGTGGGCCGGTGCCGAGGGTGCACGCTCGATGGACTTTTCTGGTTGA
- a CDS encoding AAA-associated domain-containing protein, with the protein MQNQNAVQTPPAPPRLGDEILNVKDVSRGFNKTQGELLVLDGANLSLREGEIVGLLGRSGSGKSTLLRIIAGLIEPTGGEVTYLGKPLSGPAEGVAMVFQTFALFPWLTVLQNVEAGLEALGVGARERRERALAAIDLIGLDGFENAYPRELSGGMRQRVGFARALVVDPTILLMDEPFSALDVLTAETLRTDLLDLWTQGRMPIKSVLIVTHNIEEAVFMCDRILVLSSNPGRVIAEIKVPFKHPRNRLDPAFRKLVDDIYAKMTARQTGEATKKGLDSGSWLPRVSTNLMAGLIETLAAPPYHGRADMPEIARSLHLEVDDLFPIAEVLQHLGFADVREGDVFLTPPARVFAEFGTQERKMMFADHLLRHVPLAARIKKVLNERPGHRAPRVRFEQELEDFLSDSAAEETLDAVIDWGRYGEIFSYNDQTEIFSLEDVES; encoded by the coding sequence ATGCAAAACCAGAATGCTGTCCAGACGCCGCCGGCGCCGCCGCGCCTGGGTGACGAGATCCTGAACGTCAAGGACGTCAGCCGCGGCTTCAACAAGACGCAGGGCGAACTGCTCGTGCTCGACGGGGCCAACCTGTCGCTGCGCGAGGGCGAGATCGTCGGCCTGCTGGGCCGTTCGGGCTCGGGCAAGTCGACCCTGCTGCGCATCATCGCCGGGCTGATCGAGCCGACCGGCGGCGAGGTCACCTATCTCGGCAAGCCGCTGAGCGGCCCGGCCGAAGGCGTGGCGATGGTGTTCCAGACCTTCGCGCTGTTTCCCTGGTTGACCGTGCTGCAGAACGTGGAAGCGGGCCTGGAGGCGCTCGGCGTCGGTGCTCGCGAGCGGCGCGAGCGCGCGCTCGCGGCGATCGACCTGATCGGCCTGGACGGTTTCGAGAACGCCTATCCGCGCGAGCTGTCGGGCGGCATGCGCCAGCGCGTCGGCTTCGCGCGCGCGCTGGTGGTCGATCCGACCATCCTGCTGATGGACGAGCCGTTCTCGGCGCTCGACGTGCTGACCGCCGAGACGCTGCGTACCGACCTGCTCGACCTGTGGACGCAGGGCAGGATGCCGATCAAGTCGGTGCTGATCGTCACGCACAACATCGAGGAAGCGGTGTTCATGTGCGACCGGATCCTGGTGCTGTCGTCGAACCCGGGACGCGTGATCGCCGAGATCAAGGTGCCGTTCAAGCATCCGCGCAATCGCCTGGACCCGGCCTTCCGCAAGCTGGTGGACGACATCTACGCGAAGATGACGGCGCGCCAGACCGGCGAGGCCACCAAGAAGGGTCTCGATTCGGGCAGCTGGCTGCCGCGCGTGTCGACCAACCTGATGGCCGGCCTGATCGAGACGCTGGCCGCGCCGCCGTACCACGGCCGCGCCGACATGCCGGAAATCGCGCGCTCGCTGCATCTCGAGGTGGATGATCTGTTCCCGATCGCCGAAGTGCTGCAGCACCTGGGCTTCGCCGACGTGCGCGAGGGCGACGTGTTCCTGACGCCGCCGGCGCGCGTGTTCGCCGAGTTCGGCACGCAGGAGCGCAAGATGATGTTCGCCGATCACCTGCTGCGTCACGTGCCGCTGGCGGCGCGGATCAAGAAGGTGCTCAACGAGCGGCCCGGCCATCGCGCGCCACGCGTGCGCTTCGAGCAGGAGCTGGAGGATTTCCTGTCGGACAGCGCGGCCGAGGAGACGCTCGACGCGGTGATCGACTGGGGGCGTTATGGGGAGATCTTTTCGTATAACGACCAGACGGAGATCTTCAGTCTGGAGGATGTGGAGTCTTGA